The genome window AGAGCCAATGCCTGCCTCGTCCACAGTGAGTGACCCCTGGAGCTCTCAGGAGAGCCAAGGGAAGGAAATGTGGAGGGGCCAGGACAGGGCATTCTGTTCTGGTGCCTAAGACATCTAGGATACTCCTCGATAGTGACTGACTCACTTACACTTCCAGTGACTTTCCCAGCTGGCTCATAACCAGTCTTGAGTCATTCGGGGGGCAAAGCACCTTTACAGCAGTAATGAGACCCAGCTAGAGATGAGTGTTTCACAGGCTGGTATTGGAAGAGCGCAGAGGACCTCTTACCGTCTTGGTGCTGGTGGTGGGGACAGCAGACATGGATAGATCGGATGTCTGAGATTTCGTGCTGGACGTTCGGAATCCCTTGATCCATCTCCTGTACTCCTCTCTCACCTGGAGAGTGAGGGACACAGTCACTGCACTATGTAACTAACTCTGAGGAGCTCAGACATGGCCACCGCGAGGCCGGTGAAGGCGCTGGGTGGGCGCTGACGGGCCGTGGGCATTACCTGCCGATTGAGGAGACAGTGCACCAGGAAGATGAAGGGTCCCTGCAGGCTGCTGACGATGGTGAATAAATACGCCATGACCGTGCCTGCTGGTCCTACTTGGAGGAGACCAAGGCTCCATGTGCAGCCCAGAATGAAGAGCTGGGCAATGGCTTTAAAGGTCAGTAACCTGGATAAAGGCAGATGGAGAGATCTCGTTACAATAACCCTATGGAGAGCAATTGCATCAGGAGGATCTGGACAGAGTCGGGTGGAACTACTGGCCCCAGCTTTCCTATGTGGAACAGGGTTACTGTCAAAGCAAACACTGTGGGAATTTGTTCCCATGGATCCTAGATATGCTGTTCCCATCCTgcaatccctccctccctcccagtgccaaGGACCCTCCAAACCAAGGCATCTGACCCTCCAGGATTGTTTCGTTGCCTTCTCACCTGTGGTTTCTGAGGGTGGACACATCTGCATTGAGGGAGGAGAGTCTGTTTCTCAGGATCCGCAGGGTAAGGGCAAAGAACGTTATATTTATCTGTGGGAACAGTGGGAAATATTTCCTGTAAAACATCCCATCTGGGGCTGGTGACTCCAGCTGAGGCAGAGAACTATCCCAGGGGACCGAGCCTAACATTGCAGAAATGGGGACTGCTCATTTCTGGTGGGAATCATCCCCTCTCCTGTGGGAATCATCCCCTCTCCTGGCAGCTCTCGGTCCCTCCCCATGCATGGAGCtgacagcacagccagggctgagaTGGATCAATGGGATCACAGAGGCCAGATGCTGCTCAGAGTTCAATATGGAGCCTCTCCAGTGGAGTCAGTTgttattttgggtttacactggtgtaactgagagcaggatctggcTCAGAGACTCCAGATCCTGCCTCGAGAATACTTCCTGCCACTTTCAGGCTGTAACAAATTCCCCTCCCTGCAACTTCCCCAGGGGTTATGGAGGAATATGTAGGGACATTTGTTTCCCCCCCTACAACAACCACTGCAGAGTGTAGCCCTCTCCCTTCCTCGTTCCTTGGGTCATTAACTAGACTAGATCACACTCTTGCTGTCTTCActtggcaaaactcctactgacttccatgggagctgtgCCCGAGTAAAGGCTGTAGGCCTGGGGATACAGCTCAGGGACTAATCCTGGGACTGACCACAGCAGACGAGCCAGGCGGGACCTAACTGGGTCTTTCCTTGTGTTTTATGGGCCACATTCTACTACctgcttcactgaaatcaatggggtcaCAGAGGTGAGAGGAGAATGGGGCTCTGTGGTTCTGTGAGGTACCCACCAGGATTATGGCACAGACTGGACCCAGGAAGCTCCAATGAAAGCCTCTGTCGTGGCTGAGCCAGCAGCTGCAGGTAGGGAGGAAGAAGAAGGTGACTTTAACGGGATTACTACCCTTTTTCAGCACCGGGGTAGAGAGGGGGTGTCACAGGGCAGCTGGCTCTCAAAAGCGAGATGGATCTCGGCCTGCCTGTGACATGGCCGACTCTCTTGCGGGCAGCAGGCTAACGGCCCTCCCCATCTACCTCAGGAAGTGGAGCTACCCTGAAAACACAAGATGAGGATCTAGACTGGGCTGTCGAGAACACGCCACACCCTGTTTTAATGGAGTCGCTCACTTTAGAGGGGATTCTCAGGGATTGCCCACAGTAAGAAGGTGCGTTTGTTTCCTACCCACCAGCCCCACAAACCCAGCCTGGGACCTGGGAGTCAAGCTGGGATCTTTCTGGCTTGTTCTTCCGCATCATCAGTGGGGCGAGGAGTGTAGATGTCTGACAGGTGGGCAACTCAACTACAGTGCTCGGGGCAGCCTAGTGTCCCTGGGGATGGGAAGGGTCCCAGGGGGACAGTCAGCTGCCAGGCAGGGTGAGCAGGGAAATCTGGGTTCAAGTCAGACCTGGGGTGAGCCGGACAACCGCATGGAAGCCACATCCCAGCTCCCCTTCGGGATGGGCTCTGCACGTACTATTTGGAAGTTCCGTAGCCTCCAGGATTCACCGCTGCAGAAATAGCCACCACCAGGGCTGGGAATCCGTAGCCGAACGGGTACGTGAATCTCTTCTTGAACCGGCTGGCGCTGGTGTAATTCACGACCTGCAGGTTCCGGACGGTGAGGAAGAGGTGCAGCCCCTCCAGGAACATCCAGGTGAAGCAGGCCAGGAAGAGGTAGTGTAGGAAGCCAGCTATGACAGCACACGCCACCTGGGGAAGACAGAGAGCCCAGCGacactgcagtggggaagggaaatgCTGAGTATGGGGGAGAcctgccggggcggggggggggtgtcacattgGGATTCTTGTTAGCACAGTTCTCCAGTTATAGTGCTCCGTGACCCAGAGACGGCAGGTTCCTCGGTCTATGGAGGGTCCTGCGGGTGCACATTGCTGGTgcaggaagggagcagagattagtggttagagcaggggatcaGGGCTCAGGGGATccaggttctgttcccagccctgccacagagtccctgggtggccatgggcaagtcacgtagGAGAGGAATCGAGGCAAAGGGACACTCTGATATACGGATAGAACTGGCTGAACTCCAGGGGTTGGGGACACTCAGACCACTGTGCCCAGTGTGAAGGGGCAAAACAGGGTGGAAACACCCCCCTGGGAATCCCCCCTGTGTCCTGCACAGCCCAGAATCCAGGGAGCATAAAGGGGTTGAAAGCCaacaccccagccctgcagcgagtggaggagcagagcaggggagaatcaggccgtACTTGACTGCCGGTGCGGGTCACCGCGGTGAGGAAGAGCAGGTCGGcgaggaagaggcagaggcagagctgcaggTGGAGGGAGGTGCTGACGTTGCGGATGGAGCGGCACACGAGGAAGGTGAGGATGGCGAGGAAGAGGCACACCAGAGAGAGGGCCAGTCCCACGTAGGAGACAATGGTCAGCGGGTCACTCTCCTGTAACACAGCAAAGGGAGAATCACCAGTGACCCCAGCCCAGGCCCCTCGGCTCCGACTCAGCCTTTCCCCCAGCAAAGCCTCCAGTCGCTCCAGGGAGAGCTTTGCCCATGGCTGAGCGCGGAGCTCAGGGTCCAGCCCTGTGATCCGAGTCTCACGGTGAGATACCGTCACTGTGGTGGGAGCCATTAGGACGGCGAGGCTGGAGAGATGGTCACAGCGGCAGGTGGTGTGAGTGCTGTTCGTGTGCACGGCGGTGCAGCCGTCCGGAGACCAGCTGCCGCTCTCGGCCACTACTTTCCAGTAGACGCAGAGAGCCTCTTCCTCCTGTTTTATGGCCTGGAAACACAACAGAATCATCCGCATCCTCACGGGACCACAGAACATCGTTTCTGTTATCACATGTCTACAGCAAACCCGAGGCCAGCTACAGCTCCACGGCTCTCCCCACGCAGCCCCAGCGCCCACTGGGGCCGTCCCGGTGAGAGCCGAGAGAGAGCGCAGATCCTGCTGCTCCGAACGCACAGGGCCTGCTGTTGGAGCGAAAGGGAAATAAACCCTTGCTAGCCGTTAGCACGAAACAGAACGTGGCCATTGGCCGAGTACTTCTGACTGcacccagcagggggcagtgctgtGCGCACACAAACACATATGCACCCTCACCACTGCATCACCGTATCAAAGTGTTTCATGCTGATTTCCTGAACTCCACTATCTGTAGAAAGTGGCTGTCCAGTTATTCCGGCTCAGGGGTGAGCTAAGCGGAGCTGTTACCCTAGAGCACTTTGCAAGGCCGTGTGTCGTGGTGCGACCCCTATTCTCCTCCTCTAGTCAAACAGCCCCATCGCGTCAGGAAAAAGGAGGCCTCTGCTTCTTAGGACCATCGGGAGCCAGAAAGGCAGCACAGACCAAATGCCAGACAGGAGATTGTGCCTTGTATATGCCCCTCTAGAGGCCCAGATATGGAGTAAAGCGAGGGGATCTTCCTCCACGCACCTGTCTGTGGCACAGGGTGAAGTTTGCGGATCTGGAGAGGTTAATGGGTCTCCCGTCTCCGACGGCCCCACTCACCACCCTGGAGTTGAGATGACACTTCTCCAGCTTCCCACAAGCCGGTAGATTTCCCTCACTGAGATGTCTCGCACTGATGTTGGAGTCCAGGGTGGAGTAGGCAATAAAAGCAGCAGCCCCCAAACCTGCTGGGAGAGGAGATGATCCCTCGTTAGGGAGCTGGAGACGTTATGGCGAAGAATGAGCTGGCCAAGTGCCCAGGGCtcacagtgagtctgtggcagatctgggaatggaacccaggatcCTGGCCACAACTCAAGATTTAGCCACTGGACCGTGCTACCTCCTCCCTCGGAGCCTCCAGGAGCACGTCCGGCTGGAAACATCTAGCTGCAGGATGCAGAGAAGAAGTGAGAGCAGGAAAGGGGCTGGCCAGGGATGAGCTTCCCCTGGTGCTGGAGCATTCGGGGCCCTGAATATGGCCGCTGAGGGTAGGGGTACACATTACCCTAGTTCCCCACATCTCCATTTGGGAGTCTAGCTAGACTAGGGCGTCCCTGCCCTTTCCATTCGCTGGGCCCACTTCATACCAGAGACCCTCTCATGAGCTGTCTCCCCTCTGTGCCCCCAACTCCTCACTGCTTGGGGCTCAAGCTGTGGGACAGCCAGGAAGGAAGGTGTCAGCTCCATGGCCCACagcctgagaaccactggtcaGCCAGCAAGGagaactccagggctggagacaGAGGCCAGGGCCCGGCCTGGGGatccatggggagggagggagggaagaacgGGGAAATCCAGACTGGGGTTCATTGCCCGGGAACTGCTCTGTGCCGTGGTTTGGGCCCTGGGTGTCGCCATCCCCAGGATGGTACCTTGTGTGGCTGCCCCGGTGACTGTATCACAGTGCACTTCCATCGTGTCGTTGTGAGCGCTCAGCGTGAAGACCTCGCTGTCCCGGCTGCAGTTCCTAGTGACGAGCCGCGTCTGGatagctgcggggggtgggggtgaggaatgACAGAGCCCCTCGCTGTGAAACCCCTTCCCTGGGAATCTGtccattctgggccagatccatccccctccccctccacttggagctggggggctTCAGGGCTCTTCTGCACTCTGGGAGGGGGAAGTTTGGAGCCCCCCCCGCGAGTTCCATTGATCACCCCcccatatcccctccccccattctggCTGTGTCTCCCGGGGGAGTAGTGGGGGTGGAGGTAGGTGCCTGGCTCAGCGTGGCGGCCCCTCGTGGTGGAATGCCAAATATTCCATTTAAACCCTTCTCGGGCATTGCTGTTCCTGGTGGGGCTGGGTTCTGTTTCCTGGTGCAGGGGCAGtgctgttctgtgtctgtactgATCACAGGCTCACCTCCACAACGGCATACAGGCCCTAACTTCCAGTGGATTTGGGGCACAGTGTATAACCCCGTATCTCACAGCAGCCAGCAGGTGGCGCTGAGAGCCACACGTCCCCCCTCACCCAGAGACTCTGTCGTCACGGTCTGTGTTGTCCTCTCCGGGGACCGGAGCGCAGTGGCCAGTGCGGCCAGTTCCACGCTCTGCAGCAGGACCGTCACGGCCGACCCCACCTCCTGCTTGTCTCTGCCCTCCCAGAGGGAGGTGCTGTTCAGGAGGGAGTTGAAAGAGCGAGTCGCATCCTGGGGACAGgaaaggaaaagccctgggaggAAGCAGTCTGGGGGTTGAGGTGCCGTGTCCCATGTGTTCCCGGGGGCATTGGGCATCACAGCCTCTCCCAGTTTCGGGGGCTGCAGTACTCTCAGAGGGGGAGCCCTTTACAAAGGGGGTCCACTGAGGCTGACTCGGGGCCCCACTGGGACCTGAGGCCAACTGGGGCTAGAACCCTTTGTCATTCCTTCTTCgctcctgctcccccatccctccattacAGATGCCAGGGAACAACGTTGTCACAAGCCGATGGCTTCCTAGGTTATCTCTATGCTTCGTCCAGCTGCTCAGAAATGTCTGGCAgggcagggatagagcccagatCCTGCTGCCTGAAAAACTCAGGTCATGACAGATGAGCTGAAGGAGGATCCCCATTAAGCGTTAGCAGTATAGCACCTCTGATGAACAACAACAGGTCTGAACACTAGAGGGCGCATGTGGGTGGACAAACACAAACGTGCACTCACACCCCTGGTGGGCATGTGCACgcagacacagacaaacaccaCTAGAGGGTGCACCCCCCACCCAGCAGTGGAGGGCACAGGTCTTTTCTGAACAGGATCTACatgtctccctgcccccccagtgagACTCCTAACCCGACACAGCAGCACGCAGGGCTCTGGGGCACACTCCGGGGCACTAGCCCGCAGAGCACATTCAAGGGACGGAGCCTCTCACCTCCAGTGATAACGTCGCACTCCCGTCTCCACACGTGGACATCAGAATCTCTAAGGTCGAATTAAAGAAAGAGCAAAAACTGCTGTTTCCGCTGCTCCGCTTTACCTGCAGAGagacccagggcagggggtgagttCTGCAGGGGCTGAAAGGCGACTGACGGTGTTTGCATTAtgcaggggcctgatcctgacacCCCTCATTGAGTGAATAAAGCTTTTATATCAGACGTGTCCAGGACATATACGATGGTGCTGTTGCCAGAGCAAGAGGTTCATGTGGAGAAAGGGAACAGTTTCTAGTAACAGCGGGAATAAACAAGACTTGGGACTAAGCCCCTTTTTGTTCACGTCGGTGCTGGATGCATTGACAGAAAGCAGCCAGAGAGTCGTCTCCTGGGACGTGGCATTTGCAGATGATGTAGTGCTCgtgggggagaagaaagaggaagtgaAAGATGATGCAGAGAGACATGGAGATGCATATTGGAAAGAAACGGCATGAAAATCAGCAGAAGAAATCCGAGTATATGGTCTGTAGATTCAATGCTCTCTGCAGGAAGACAATGGGTGTGTAAGTCTGGGGACCAGCCACTAGGAAAGCTACAGAAGTTTTAAAAGGTCCGATATCAATTTGCAAACCCCTAGAagacaataaggtgataagtaacagtcagcatggatttgtcaagaacaaatcttgtcaaatcaacctgatagctttctttggcagggtaacaagccttgtggataggggggaagtggtagacatggtatatcttgactttagtaaggcttttgacactgtctcacgtgacctcataaacaaactagggaaagacAACCTATATGGAGTCACTctaaggtaggtgcataactagttggaaaactattcccagagaaaagaacaggagtacttgtggcactttagagacgaacaaatttatctgagcataagcttttgggagttacagctcacttcatccgatgaagtgagctgtagctcacgaaagcttatgctcaaataaatttgttgaagtgagctgtagctcacgaaagcttatgctcaaataaatttgttagtctctaaggtgccacaagtcctcctgttctttttgcggatacagactaacacggctgctactctgaaacctgttcccaaagagtagttatcagtggttcacagtcaagctggaagggcatattgagtgggatcagttctgggtccggttctgttcaatatcttcatcggcgatttagataatggcatacagagtacacttataaagtttgtggatgataccacgCTGGGAGgggtgcaagtgctttggaggataggattaaaattcaaaatgatctgaacaaactggagaaatggtctgaagtaaataggatgaaattctacaaggacaaatgcaaagtattccatttaggaaggaacaatcagttgcatacttacaaaacgggaaatgactgcctcggaaggagtactgcggaaagggatctggaggtcataatggatcagaagctaaatatgagtcaacagagtaatgctgttgcaaaaaaagcgaacctgattctgggatgtattagcaggagcgttgtaagcaagacacgagaagtaattcttccgctctactagTCGGATGAGGAGGATCGAGTCCCAGCGATGAAAGGAACAAACACAGCATTGCCCTGATCTTGGATGGGGTTTACAGGGGTCACCGTAATACCAAGAGCAAAGggttttgtctgggaatttccaTATTGGTGGTACAAAACACAGGGCAAAATCCCCAACAAATGAACGATGGGTTCAAATGTACCTGCAGAGAGAAATTCCTGCATGTCTCTTTGATTCTCTCGAACTCAGCACTGGAGTTCATGCTGGGGACTTGGAGTTCTGGGTAGAGAGGAGCAGAGGTTAGAGCTTTCATATCAGATTTTCATGTCAACTCACTCCTGCC of Natator depressus isolate rNatDep1 chromosome 20, rNatDep2.hap1, whole genome shotgun sequence contains these proteins:
- the LOC141975334 gene encoding adhesion G protein-coupled receptor E3-like, whose protein sequence is MAFPVHATAPHAAPFYGIKKISIMAKPCREKTGPGSRASPGLCIALCLWGTMAQNNGVQAVPAPAGTTEDCNNHVCCPSNAMCVNNTHCTCLDGYRSGKNRFFTNTTEICDDINECLEPSPPDCGSNTNCYNTAGSYFCTCLDGYEPSSGKANFTDASENTCQDIDECRGPSPADCGPHANCTNVPGNYSCSCIDGYETSSGKAKFTHARENTCQDIDECRGPSPADCGPHANCTNVPGSYSCTCLDGYEPSSGKAKFTHASGDTCQDIDECRKTPDICGPRAMCINTNGSYCCECRAGYVPSNRNTTLCQVPSMNSSAEFERIKETCRNFSLQVKRSSGNSSFCSFFNSTLEILMSTCGDGSATLSLEDATRSFNSLLNSTSLWEGRDKQEVGSAVTVLLQSVELAALATALRSPERTTQTVTTESLAIQTRLVTRNCSRDSEVFTLSAHNDTMEVHCDTVTGAATQAGLGAAAFIAYSTLDSNISARHLSEGNLPACGKLEKCHLNSRVVSGAVGDGRPINLSRSANFTLCHRQAIKQEEEALCVYWKVVAESGSWSPDGCTAVHTNSTHTTCRCDHLSSLAVLMAPTTVTESDPLTIVSYVGLALSLVCLFLAILTFLVCRSIRNVSTSLHLQLCLCLFLADLLFLTAVTRTGSQVACAVIAGFLHYLFLACFTWMFLEGLHLFLTVRNLQVVNYTSASRFKKRFTYPFGYGFPALVVAISAAVNPGGYGTSKYCWLSHDRGFHWSFLGPVCAIILINITFFALTLRILRNRLSSLNADVSTLRNHRLLTFKAIAQLFILGCTWSLGLLQVGPAGTVMAYLFTIVSSLQGPFIFLVHCLLNRQVREEYRRWIKGFRTSSTKSQTSDLSMSAVPTTSTKTLLSLVGEGSAFRASM